The DNA region TGTGCCCCACAATGTTTCCCCGAGAGATAGACTCGCCTCAATATATTTGCGTGATACCCTTTCCAGTCCTAACCTAATACTTCTTAATGCCAAGGGAAGCCCGGCAAACGTATGAGCAAGTATTATTGATACCCATACTGGTATCCATGGGGGTATCGTCCTTAGAAGACCCAGCCCTAGAGTTATGGGACTAATCGCTAATAGAGAAACAACTATGACATCATTTACTCGTCCCCATCCTATTGAAAGTAACGTCCCAATTCCTAGAGATAAAATCACTGTCATAAAAGCGTAGTAGAGGCTGTTAAGTAACGTGTTGATAGGTGGTATACCTAGCCTGGGATCATATACTGTCGAAAGTACATGGCGGTAATAGTTAGCTGTGTAACTCCCCGTTATAGGGTTGTAGAAGCTATAATAAAGTGAGCCAGCTAACGGTGCAATAAGATATAACAATAAAGCTCCTACGTAAGATGCTGAAGCAAACATTAGTACCTTGGATAGCTTTGCCTTTGCTTTAGCAGCTAATGGTGCATGTGGTGATGCTGAAGATGCCTTGATCATAACTGCGATCAAGAACAAAAGTATAATGTACTGTATTAAAGCTATCGAGGCGGCTATTCTACCGTTCTGGAGTATCTTGTAGTACATGTAGATGTTAACTTCTAGTGTACTGAAACGCGGTCCTCCTAGGTTAAGAGGTATAGCAAAACTCATGAAACAGTATATGAATGCTAGAAGTCCTCCGGAAACGATGCCAGGAATCATATATGGTAAAAATACTTTTCTCCAAACCGTCCTGGATGAGAACCCTGCGGTTGCTGTAATTAGATCCCAATATTCCTTTGGTATGCTCGCCATGCTATTATATACCATAATGGCTATTAATGGGGCATTATAGAATACGTGTGCTGCTAGTATGCCTGTAAATCCTTCGCCGAGCCTGCTTAAGAGATGGATTCTCGACGAGATTATCCCATTTTCACCATAGAGACTTGTGAACCCCATAACTACTACCATAGATGGAGCCATGAAAACTGTGAGAAGTATAGTCCTTATCAACCTAGATGCTCTCTGTCTCATACCTATTAATGCAAATCCTGCCGGAGTACCTACTAGTATGGATAGTATAACGGATAAAGTGGCTTGCTCAACTGTAAACCTTAGTGAATGGATTATGACTGGATTATCTAAAACATTTAGGAACGCTGCACCGCTGAATGCGTCCTTTAATCCGTTAAGGACTGGTAAATAGTAGAGAAAAAATACAATAAGACCTCCAGCTATACTAGCCTTGACTTGAAATCGTTTCAAACCACTGGTTAAGCCATTGCTCAAGATTCTGTTGTACCTCCTCATTGCTGAAGTATAGGTTTGCTAGCTCCACGTTACTGGGGTTTATCGCGTATTTGTAGACGTCCGGTAGTTTGGCATTTATGTTTGCAGGGTACATCCAGTTGTTTAGAGGTACTAAGTCCTGGACATGCTTGCTCAGGAACCAGTCAATGAATTTCTCAGCATACCTCTTATGCGGTGCATTTTTGAGAAGCGCTATTCCCTCTATCTGCAACCACGCTATTGGATTGCCATCATAGACCACTACTGCAGCCCTGTATCTTGTGGTGTTATAGAAGTACATAGAGTATGCTGGATCCGTACCATAGCTCACTACAATGTGGTATTTACCTTTATCGAACAAGTCATACGCGTCTCCCCAGCTTGCAACAACTCTAGGGTCACCTTCTTTCCACCACTCCGTCCAGTTTCCTAGATTACAGTGTTTGTAGACGGCTATTTGCCATAATAGGAATCCTAGCCCTGTACTACTTTTTCTAGGATCTTCCGTGACCAGCGTATTCACTAGCTTGACTTGCTTACCGTTTAAGTCAGCTGTTCTCGTTAAAAGATCCTGGAACGTCAAGTTCTCCATTAAACTCTGTGGAATGTATTTTGTGTCGTATACTAATGCTATTAAACCATAGTCATATGGTATAACATATCCGTCCGGATCTAACGCCTCTATTAGTTTTTTGTTTATTTCGTTAATATCACTTGGAGTGTATTTCTCTAGTATGCCAGATCCCTTTGCTCTTTCAACAAGTATATTATCTATTCCTATAATAATATCGGCGTAATGTCTACCTGCTTTTGCCTCT from Candidatus Tiamatella incendiivivens includes:
- a CDS encoding iron ABC transporter permease is translated as MSNGLTSGLKRFQVKASIAGGLIVFFLYYLPVLNGLKDAFSGAAFLNVLDNPVIIHSLRFTVEQATLSVILSILVGTPAGFALIGMRQRASRLIRTILLTVFMAPSMVVVMGFTSLYGENGIISSRIHLLSRLGEGFTGILAAHVFYNAPLIAIMVYNSMASIPKEYWDLITATAGFSSRTVWRKVFLPYMIPGIVSGGLLAFIYCFMSFAIPLNLGGPRFSTLEVNIYMYYKILQNGRIAASIALIQYIILLFLIAVMIKASSASPHAPLAAKAKAKLSKVLMFASASYVGALLLYLIAPLAGSLYYSFYNPITGSYTANYYRHVLSTVYDPRLGIPPINTLLNSLYYAFMTVILSLGIGTLLSIGWGRVNDVIVVSLLAISPITLGLGLLRTIPPWIPVWVSIILAHTFAGLPLALRSIRLGLERVSRKYIEASLSLGETLWGTLFRVAVPISKQSYVTAAAFAAAISLGEFTATLFLRTVRTTTLAVAIYQYRSLRMFGEAYAASGVLLFLTLITIYIIARFEGVNANGSR
- a CDS encoding thiamine ABC transporter substrate-binding protein — encoded protein: MRSWQATIAAIIVIALAVTAIYAVYYSSPSGGEKKIVIYTYESLLGWGKNPNETWNQVFGEFERNTGIKVEVVKFDDAGTALTKAIEEAKAGRHYADIIIGIDNILVERAKGSGILEKYTPSDINEINKKLIEALDPDGYVIPYDYGLIALVYDTKYIPQSLMENLTFQDLLTRTADLNGKQVKLVNTLVTEDPRKSSTGLGFLLWQIAVYKHCNLGNWTEWWKEGDPRVVASWGDAYDLFDKGKYHIVVSYGTDPAYSMYFYNTTRYRAAVVVYDGNPIAWLQIEGIALLKNAPHKRYAEKFIDWFLSKHVQDLVPLNNWMYPANINAKLPDVYKYAINPSNVELANLYFSNEEVQQNLEQWLNQWFETISSQG